A genome region from Perca fluviatilis chromosome 20, GENO_Pfluv_1.0, whole genome shotgun sequence includes the following:
- the LOC120549616 gene encoding ankyrin repeat domain-containing protein 66 isoform X1 — MTELHQAAAAGDFDQVEEILRQNECNPNQRDIDWSYKTPLHWAAAKGRSWISGNVPSVSPDTPAGHTETVRILIEHGARTCLRTEHGWTPAHSAAESGRLAVLRLLHSLHAPIDKEDCCGDKPVRIAEIYGHHDCVRFLKKAEIECQAYRKMAAQKGISMDDTDEKWAEQGKENEENRISSNIQT; from the exons ATGACAGAGTTGCACCAAGCAGCTGCAGCGGGGGATTTTGATCAAGTTGAGGAGATTCTGAGGCAAAATGAATGTAATCCCAATCAGAGAGATATCGACTGGAGCTACAAGACACCTCTTCACTGGGCAGCAGCTAAAGGTAGATCGTGGATCAGTGGAAATGTACCATCCGTATCTCCTGATACACCTGCAG GACACACAGAAACGGTCAGGATCCTTATTGAGCACGGAGCCAGGACGTGTCTGAGaacagagcatggatggactcctgcccacagtgctgcagagtcTGGCCGGCTGGCTGTGCTGCGGCTGCTGCACTCCCTCCATGCACCTATAGACAAGGAGGACTGCTGTGGAGACAAACCAGTGCGGATTGCCGAAATATATGGACACCACGATTGTGTTCGATTCCTAAAAAA AGCAGAAATTGAGTGCCAGGCCTACCGCAAGATGGCAGCCCAGAAAGGGATTTCAATGGATGATACAGATGAGAAGTGGGCAGAACAAGGCaaggaaaatgaagaaaacaggaTCTCTAGCAATATTCAGACGTAG
- the LOC120549616 gene encoding ankyrin repeat domain-containing protein 66 isoform X2 — MTELHQAAAAGDFDQVEEILRQNECNPNQRDIDWSYKTPLHWAAAKGHTETVRILIEHGARTCLRTEHGWTPAHSAAESGRLAVLRLLHSLHAPIDKEDCCGDKPVRIAEIYGHHDCVRFLKKAEIECQAYRKMAAQKGISMDDTDEKWAEQGKENEENRISSNIQT, encoded by the exons ATGACAGAGTTGCACCAAGCAGCTGCAGCGGGGGATTTTGATCAAGTTGAGGAGATTCTGAGGCAAAATGAATGTAATCCCAATCAGAGAGATATCGACTGGAGCTACAAGACACCTCTTCACTGGGCAGCAGCTAAAG GACACACAGAAACGGTCAGGATCCTTATTGAGCACGGAGCCAGGACGTGTCTGAGaacagagcatggatggactcctgcccacagtgctgcagagtcTGGCCGGCTGGCTGTGCTGCGGCTGCTGCACTCCCTCCATGCACCTATAGACAAGGAGGACTGCTGTGGAGACAAACCAGTGCGGATTGCCGAAATATATGGACACCACGATTGTGTTCGATTCCTAAAAAA AGCAGAAATTGAGTGCCAGGCCTACCGCAAGATGGCAGCCCAGAAAGGGATTTCAATGGATGATACAGATGAGAAGTGGGCAGAACAAGGCaaggaaaatgaagaaaacaggaTCTCTAGCAATATTCAGACGTAG
- the LOC120549894 gene encoding tudor domain-containing 6, translated as MCSISGLPTPGSKVPVLITRVNLNSTCGLVELWVNMDNGKKHVYEQMRDEIQTPKRKFYGPEGNPGDHCLVCISDTWHRARIVSIQTEACNVFLIDQGQPHIATNEALAWGKKDSFLLPPETESCILANVLSLGNNWPEKATTFLESLPGKTFKGLVQHVLMPDRTILLDIPTISKHMCKIGVAKKMPVDEFKCLVQKCLEADHVTQQQNLNDSCQLKKPEQYFYPELLTDTFETVNVTAVANPYRIFCILLIFSKSVKILSEQIQQHYEDSSDSGETQPLTCGDPCAARGITGKWHRSLLKQTMTSDGAVEVLHVDEGKSELVPIGNIRPLHVKFLKMPVVTYPCSLEGVKDNGTGWTTDQTDYLKSLLLNRTFVAKFYHNNIHQDVYNVILYAHNAACINSCFIEMAGPISPSKTEQDSHFQNVPIPSSFLSPLGDERGMELHNKVIVNVDGLLEKTLPWTKNRAVNGRTDDGSTSGAGDTLIKRSSEHPSLLIQSNGNPLTSFPSEVQNASGDKGMENGYQLNGHPHCTDHPLGLNSVTQEMTSLVQTAHQISNSSEHASVPNEDGLIQKLMNGSVVTQTTKQKQVHSSNGTCVRDELKSQSIINVPAPEIEHEKNLGEGRKTNLDVFLDKEIESGQIDFEITQPSLPSCPEGNVNICMWPNISQNKTRAVYASCIVGPHYFWCQYTNIEDLNAVSRLAQEAGQAQQDMMFSETLGPGSPCLALFSSDKQWYRAQVISRDEDAFNVVFIDYGNECDVDIKNVRSLPQSLLEKAPRAFLSYLNGFHKSKGSWDDEGYDEFYNLVVDKELRVMVFNTEDHPDIAVPQYAVELECEGVLVNTLMEKYWKPVAKERVGIEHPQTETLLQDGQTESNRTHLSVSKGNVNTFMYKKPCISKNKKEEVYASCIGEPNFFWCQYANTEELSEVSRLAQEAAHTQQDLKFPETLGPGSPCLALFSSDKRWYRAQVISRVDDEFKCVFIDYGNECDVDIKNVRSLPQSLLEKAPQAFLCSLNGFDESKGSWDDEGYDDFYNLVIDKQLRVAVFNTEDHPEIAVPQYAVKIECEGMAVNVAMQKYWKPVAKERVGIEHPQTETLLQDGQTESNMTHLSVAKGNVNTCMYKKPCISKNKKVEVYASCIGEPNFFWCQYANTEELSKVSRLAQETAHTQQDMTFPESLGPGSPCLALFSSDKQWYRAQVIRRVENAFNVVFMDYGNECDVDIKNVRSLPQSLLEKTPQAFLCSLNGFDESKGSWDDEGYDEFYNLVIDKELRVTVFNTEDHPEIAVPQYAVELECEGVLVNTLMEKYWKPVAKECVSIEHPQTETLLQDGQTESNRTHLSVSNGNVNTCMYKKPSISKNKKEEVYASCIGEPNFFWCQYANTEELSEVSRLAQEAAHTQQDLKFPETLGPGSPCLALFSSDKRWYRAQVVHRVDDEFNVLFIDFGNECDVDIKNVRPLPHSLLEKAPQAFLCSLNGFDESKGSWDDEGYDDFYNLLVDKELRVTVFNTEDHPEIAVPQYAVEIEREGVIVNTLMEKYWKGQATDHALAESLGSDLDPDECPCCPTQL; from the exons ATGTGTTCAATTTCTGGCCTTCCAACGCCAGGATCAAAAGTACCAGTTCTCATTACGAGGGTAAACCTAAACTCCACTTGTGGTCTTGTGGAATTGTGGGTCAACATGGATAATGGGAAGAAGCACGTGTATGAGCAGATGAGAGATGAAATTCAGActcctaaaaggaagttttatgGACCAGAAGGAAATCCAGGGGATCACTGTCTGGTTTGCATCAGTGACACCTGGCACAGAGCTCGGATTGTATCGATTCAAACTGAAGCTTGCAACGTTTTTCTGATTGACCAGGGACAGCCTCATATCGCCACAAATGAAGCTTTAGCATGGGGCAAGAAGGACAGTTTTCTCCTTCCTCCTGAAACTGAATCATGCATACTCGCAAATGTCCTCTCCCTTGGGAATAACTGGCCTGAAAAAGCCACAACATTTTTGGAGTCCCTACCTGGCAAGACCTTTAAGGGACTGGTTCAACATGTGCTGATGCCAGACAGGACCATTCTCCTTGACATACCAACTATTTCCAAACACATGTGTAAGATTGGAGTTGCAAAGAAAATGCCAGTAGACGAGTTTAAATGTCTCGTACAGAAATGTCTTGAGGCCGACCACGTAACGCAGCAACAGAATCTGAATGATAGCTGCCAACTTAAGAAGCCTGAGCAATACTTTTACCCAGAATTGTTAACCGATACTTTTGAAACTGTTAACGTGACCGCGGTAGCTAATCCATATCGTATTTTTTGCATTCTCCTAATTTTTTCCAAGTCAGTGAAGATATTATCAGAACAGATCCAGCAGCACTATGAAGATAGCTCAGATTCAGGAGAGACCCAGCCTTTGACCTGTGGGGATCCATGTGCCGCTAGAGGCATAACCGGAAAATGGCATCGCTCGTTACTAAAGCAAACAATGACTAGCGATGGTGCTGTAGAAGTCTTGCATGTGGATGAAGGCAAAAGTGAATTGGTCCCAATTGGAAACATCAGACCTCTGCATGTAAAATTTCTGAAAATGCCAGTTGTCACGTATCCCTGTTCTCTTGAAGGTGTAAAAGATAATGGCACAGGGTGGACTACAGACCAGACTGATTACTTGAAATCACTGCTCCTGAACCGGACATTTGTGGCAAAGTTTTACCACAACAATATACATCAAGATGTCTATAATGTCATTCTTTATGCACATAATGCTGCATGCATCAACAGTTGTTTCATAGAGATGGCAGGACCCATTTCACCATCCAAGACTGAACAAGATTCCCATTTCCAAAATGTACCCATTCCCTCATCATTTCTCAGTCCACTTGGAGACGAGCGTGGCATGGAATTGCATAACAAAGTAATTGTAAATGTTGATGGTTTACTGGAGAAAACTTTGCCATGGACCAAGAACCGAGCAGTCAATGGCAGAACAGATGATGGATCCACTTCTGGAGCTGGTGATACTCTTATCAAAAGAAGCTCAGAACATCCAAGCCTTCTAATACAGAGCAATGGGAATCCTTTAACAAGTTTCCCCTCTGAGGTGCAAAATGCTTCTGGTGACAAAGGGATGGAAAATGGTTATCAACTAAATGGCCATCCACATTGCACAGATCACCCACTTGGACTTAATAGCGTGACACAAGAGATGACTAGTCTCGTTCAGACTGCCCACCAGATCTCCAACAGCTCAGAACATGCAAGTGTGCCAAATGAGGACGGTTTAATACAAAAGCTCATGAATGGATCAGTAGTAACACAGACAACCAAACAAAAACAAGTCCACAGCAGCAATGGGACATGTGTAAGAGATGAGCTAAAGTCACAATCCATAATTAATGTCCCTGCACCAGAGATTGAACATGAAAAGAATTTGGGTgaaggaagaaaaacaaatttagATGTCTTTCTTGACAAAGAAATAGAAAGTGGCCAAATTGACTTCGAAATTACACAACCTTCCCTTCCTTCTTGCCCTGAGGGAAATGTTAACATCTGCATGTGGCCAAACATTTCTCAAAACAAGACAAGAGCGGTATACGCATCCTGCATTGTTGGACCACATTACTTCTGGTGTCAGTACACAAACATTGAAGACCTGAACGCAGTGTCAAGACTTGCTCAGGAAGCAGGACAGGCCCAACAGGACATGATGTTCTCAGAGACTCTTGGTCCTGGCAGTCCATGTCTTGCTCTTTTTTCCAGTGATAAACAGTGGTATCGAGCTCAAGTAATTAGTAGAGATGAGGATGCATTCAATGTTGTGTTTATCGACTATGGAAATGAATGTGACGTTGACATCAAGAATGTAAGATCACTGCCTCAGAGTCTGCTGGAGAAGGCTCCTCGGGCCTTTCTGAGCTATTTGAATGGATTTCATAAGTCCAAGGGCTCCTGGGATGATGAAGGTTATGATGAGTTCTACAATCTTGTGGTTGATAAAGAACTGAGAGTGATGGTGTTTAACACAGAGGATCATCCAGATATTGCAGTTCCTCAGTATGCAGTGGAACTTGAGTGTGAGGGAGTGCTTGTGAATACACTGATGGAGAAATACTGGAAACCAGTTGCCAAAGAACGTGTTGGGATAGAGCACCCTCAAACAGAAACTCTCCTCCAAGATGGTCAAACTGAGTCCAACAGGACACACCTCAGTGTTTCCAAAGGAAATGTGAATACTTTCATGTACAAGAAGCCATGCATctccaaaaacaaaaaggaggaGGTATATGCCTCATGTATTGGGGAACCCAATTTCTTCTGGTGTCAGTACGCCAACACGGAGGAGCTCAGCGAAGTGTCTAGGCTTGCTCAggaagcagcacacacacaacaggaccTAAAGTTCCCAGAGACTCTTGGTCCTGGCAGTCCATGTCTTGCTCTGTTTTCCAGTGACAAACGGTGGTATCGAGCTCAAGTAATTAGCAGAGTTGACGATGAATTCAAATGTGTGTTTATCGACTATggaaatgaatgtgatgttgaCATCAAGAATGTAAGATCACTGCCTCAGAGTCTGCTGGAGAAGGCACCTCAGGCCTTTCTGTGCTCTTTGAATGGATTTGATGAATCTAAGGGCTCCTGGGATGATGAAGGTTACGATGACTTCTATAATCTTGTGATCGATAAACAGCTGAGAGTGGCAGTGTTCAACACAGAGGATCATCCAGAGATTGCAGTTCCTCAGTATGCAGTGAAAATTGAGTGTGAGGGAATGGCTGTAAATGTAGCAATGCAGAAATACTGGAAACCAGTTGCCAAAGAACGTGTTGGGATAGAGCACCCTCAAACAGAAACTCTCCTCCAAGATGGACAAACTGAGTCCAACATGACACACCTCAGTGTTGCCAAAGGAAATGTAAATACTTGCATGTACAAGAAGCCATGCATctccaaaaacaaaaaggtggaGGTATATGCCTCTTGTATTGGGGAACCCAATTTCTTCTGGTGTCAGTACGCCAACACCGAGGAGCTCAGCAAAGTGTCAAGGCTTGCTCAGGAAACGGCGCACACACAACAGGACATGACATTCCCCGAGAGTCTTGGCCCTGGCAGTCCATGCCTTGCTCTGTTTTCCAGTGACAAACAGTGGTATCGAGCTCAAGTAATTCGCAGAGTTGAAAATGCAttcaatgttgtgtttatggACTATGGAAATGAGTGTGATGTTGACATCAAGAATGTAAGATCACTGCCTCAGAGTTTGCTGGAGAAGACTCCTCAGGCCTTTCTGTGCTCTTTGAATGGATTTGATGAGTCCAAGGGCTCCTGGGATGATGAAGGTTATGATGAGTTCTACAATCTCGTGATTGATAAAGAACTGAGAGTGACTGTGTTTAACACAGAGGATCATCCAGAGATTGCAGTTCCTCAGTATGCAGTGGAACTTGAGTGTGAGGGAGTGCTTGTGAATACACTGATGGAGAAATACTGGAAACCAGTTGCCAAAGAATGTGTTTCGATAGAACACCCTCAAACAGAAACTCTCCTCCAAGATGGTCAAACTGAGTCCAACAGGACACACCTCAGTGTTTCCAATGGAAATGTGAATACTTGCATGTACAAGAAGCCATCCATctccaaaaacaaaaaggaggaGGTATATGCCTCTTGTATTGGGGAACCCAATTTCTTCTGGTGTCAGTACGCCAACACGGAGGAGCTCAGCGAAGTGTCTAGGCTTGCTCAggaagcagcacacacacaacaggaccTAAAGTTCCCCGAGACTCTTGGTCCTGGCAGTCCATGTCTTGCTCTGTTTTCCAGTGACAAACGGTGGTATCGAGCTCAAGTCGTTCACAGAGTTGACGATGAATTCAATGTCCTGTTTATCGACTTTGGAAATGAATGTGACGTTGACATCAAGAATGTGAGACCACTTCCTCATAGTCTGCTGGAGAAGGCTCCTCAGGCCTTTCTGTGCTCTTTGAATGGATTTGATGAGTCCAAGGGCTCCTGGGATGATGAAGGTTACGATGACTTCTACAATCTCCTGGTCGATAAAGAACTGAGGGTGACAGTGTTCAACACAGAGGATCATCCAGAGATTGCAGTTCCTCAGTATGCAGTGGAAATTGAGCGCGAGGGAGTGATTGTGAATACACTGATGGAGAAATACTGGAAAGGACAGGCCACAGACCATGCCTTggcagaaagtttgggatcag ATCTGGACCCAGATGAATGCCCATGTTGTCCAACCCAGTTGTAA